In the Candidatus Neptunochlamydia vexilliferae genome, one interval contains:
- a CDS encoding leucine-rich repeat domain-containing protein, producing MSSSDKLSLIPSCSQLNVFEKKVPQLNKKQAFSPPNPSVSIEQIKEMAIHFFTTESIANSSKTQKASSWIKLGTEVALQKIFKSNRDLFNEISSEIDDVIDLKSKKIESSHREAFKMLWSGNKQKLVCDILGTLMLGPTTTMVLLSDFKSEPNRQKKSYLLLRVKISIKTLEQLNISQKEKETWKNKLHNEIDSFSLQPAFQEVIAASEFIAYYLLKTDLYTLNGKALKEVICWDSQDEMLSYIVRDAVKNSLSITSYHHSLDINICHIISGIFAASLDNPKEANNYFSQMFGYIEKLQSKITPSLCSHEKNCLSNEKKYENLFNFIIKHAKNHNARQLAEQALQNKPKQSELADQINLLDLSGCCLKESDLKNSNIELLRELRSLDLSTNCLEHIPDAIEKLRYLRSLTINGNKLKQIPKFISKMPNLNYLSILKNPIKEVPASLKKIIWELPYLASWV from the coding sequence ATGTCTTCTTCAGATAAATTATCTTTAATTCCTTCTTGTTCCCAACTTAATGTATTTGAAAAAAAAGTTCCGCAGTTAAACAAAAAACAGGCATTTTCACCTCCAAACCCATCGGTAAGTATTGAGCAGATAAAAGAAATGGCAATCCACTTCTTTACTACCGAATCAATAGCAAACTCTTCTAAAACTCAAAAAGCATCTTCATGGATAAAGCTAGGAACTGAGGTTGCTTTGCAAAAAATTTTCAAATCTAACCGAGATTTGTTTAATGAAATATCTTCAGAAATTGATGATGTGATCGATTTAAAGTCGAAAAAGATTGAATCCAGTCATAGAGAAGCTTTCAAGATGCTTTGGTCTGGTAATAAACAAAAACTGGTTTGTGATATCCTTGGTACCTTGATGCTTGGCCCTACGACAACAATGGTACTTCTTTCAGATTTTAAATCAGAGCCAAATCGCCAAAAAAAATCTTATCTTTTATTACGTGTAAAAATTAGCATAAAAACATTAGAGCAGCTAAATATTTCTCAGAAAGAAAAAGAAACATGGAAAAATAAGCTTCATAATGAGATAGATAGCTTTTCTTTACAACCAGCCTTCCAAGAAGTTATTGCTGCCTCTGAGTTTATAGCTTACTACCTTTTAAAAACAGACCTTTATACTCTGAATGGAAAAGCTTTAAAAGAGGTTATTTGTTGGGACAGCCAGGACGAGATGTTATCTTATATTGTTAGGGACGCTGTTAAAAATAGCCTTAGTATAACAAGTTACCACCATTCTCTAGACATAAATATATGCCACATCATCTCAGGTATATTTGCGGCTTCTTTAGATAACCCTAAGGAAGCAAATAACTACTTTTCCCAAATGTTTGGTTATATAGAAAAATTGCAATCTAAAATTACCCCTAGTCTCTGCTCTCATGAAAAAAACTGCTTATCGAATGAAAAGAAATATGAAAACTTATTCAACTTTATAATAAAGCATGCCAAAAACCATAACGCACGCCAGCTTGCTGAACAAGCTCTACAGAATAAACCAAAGCAGTCTGAGCTAGCAGATCAAATAAACCTACTCGATCTTTCCGGTTGTTGCTTAAAAGAGTCGGATTTAAAGAATTCGAATATTGAGCTCCTTAGGGAGTTGCGTTCTTTAGACTTATCAACCAATTGTCTAGAGCACATTCCAGATGCTATTGAAAAATTAAGGTATTTGAGATCATTGACCATTAATGGAAATAAGCTAAAACAAATCCCAAAATTTATTTCAAAAATGCCTAATCTTAACTATCTCTCTATTCTTAAAAACCCCATCAAAGAGGTTCCTGCTTCCCTGAAAAAAATTATTTGGGAGTTGCCTTACCTTGCTAGTTGGGTTTAA
- a CDS encoding aconitate hydratase, translating to MGKNVTQKLIESHLVEGEMVPGEEIGIKIDHTLTQDATGTMVMLELEAMGLKEAKTEVSCQYVDHNIIQNDFKNPDDHLFLWSATRKFGLWYSKPGNGVSHPVHMEKLGIPGKTMVGSDSHTPAAGSLGMLAIGTGGLEVALAIAGKPFYFKMPKVMGVKITGKLPDWVSAKDIILEMLRRHDVAGGVGKVIEYYGPGLENLSAMDRHVITNMGAELGATTSVFPSDEETQRFMTLHGRGKDWLELKADPDCTYDEHDEIDLSKLEPLIACPTSPGNVVPVKEVAGKPIFQSMIGSSANPGMRDFAIAAMIIEGKKSQDQVSLDINPSSRQVLENLVSGGYLASLIRSGARIHQAGCNGCIGMGQAPASGKISLRTNPRNFPGRSGTKEDQVYLCSPETAIASAMTGVITDPRDLDGPYPQYKEPEQIELVEELSPPGEKMDLIMGPNIKPLPKFEPLTDHIEGPVLLKMGDNISTDEILPAGTKVLPFRSNIPEISKFTFGQVDESYYDRAIKHQKTGSLLVGGNNYGQGSSREHAAISPRYLGVKAVIAKSYARIHRKNLCNFGVLPLTFVDPADHDKISQEDILEIKDVRQHIEKDHEFEVFNKTKNESYKVAHGLSQRERESILAGSLINVALED from the coding sequence ATGGGCAAGAACGTTACACAAAAACTGATTGAAAGCCACCTTGTGGAAGGGGAGATGGTTCCTGGTGAGGAAATTGGGATCAAGATCGACCACACTTTGACGCAGGATGCGACGGGAACGATGGTGATGCTTGAGCTCGAGGCGATGGGGCTTAAAGAGGCGAAGACCGAGGTGTCGTGTCAATATGTCGACCACAACATTATCCAAAATGACTTTAAGAACCCTGACGATCACCTCTTTTTATGGAGCGCCACGCGGAAGTTTGGCCTTTGGTATAGCAAGCCAGGGAATGGAGTGAGCCACCCGGTTCACATGGAGAAGCTCGGTATTCCCGGTAAGACAATGGTCGGCTCCGATAGCCACACTCCAGCAGCGGGGAGTTTAGGGATGCTCGCCATCGGAACGGGAGGTTTGGAGGTTGCTCTTGCCATTGCGGGAAAGCCGTTTTATTTCAAAATGCCCAAGGTGATGGGTGTCAAGATTACGGGAAAACTTCCCGATTGGGTGAGCGCCAAAGATATTATTTTAGAGATGCTTCGCCGCCATGATGTGGCAGGAGGAGTGGGCAAAGTTATCGAGTACTATGGTCCAGGTTTGGAAAATCTTTCAGCGATGGACCGTCATGTCATTACCAACATGGGAGCAGAGCTGGGGGCCACCACAAGTGTTTTCCCTTCCGATGAGGAGACGCAGCGGTTTATGACCCTTCATGGGCGGGGGAAGGATTGGCTAGAGCTGAAAGCGGATCCTGACTGTACCTATGATGAGCATGACGAGATCGACCTTTCTAAGTTAGAGCCGCTGATTGCATGCCCGACCAGCCCTGGCAATGTGGTGCCAGTTAAAGAGGTGGCCGGCAAGCCCATTTTTCAGTCGATGATCGGCTCTTCGGCAAATCCTGGGATGCGCGACTTTGCGATTGCGGCGATGATCATCGAGGGGAAGAAGTCGCAAGATCAAGTATCGCTCGACATCAACCCTTCATCGAGACAGGTCCTTGAAAACCTTGTTTCTGGGGGCTACCTCGCCTCTTTAATTCGGTCAGGGGCGCGGATCCACCAAGCAGGATGCAATGGATGTATCGGAATGGGACAGGCGCCCGCTTCGGGAAAGATCAGCCTCCGGACCAACCCGCGGAACTTTCCTGGCCGCTCTGGAACCAAAGAGGACCAGGTTTATCTTTGTAGCCCTGAGACCGCCATTGCTTCAGCGATGACGGGGGTGATCACCGATCCCCGCGATCTTGATGGACCCTATCCTCAGTACAAAGAGCCTGAACAGATCGAGCTTGTTGAAGAGCTCTCTCCTCCAGGGGAGAAAATGGACCTGATCATGGGACCCAATATCAAGCCCCTTCCAAAGTTTGAGCCCCTGACCGACCACATTGAAGGACCGGTGCTTCTCAAGATGGGGGACAACATTTCGACTGACGAGATCCTCCCTGCAGGAACCAAAGTGCTCCCTTTCCGAAGTAACATTCCTGAGATTAGCAAGTTTACCTTTGGTCAGGTCGATGAGAGCTACTATGATCGGGCGATAAAGCATCAAAAAACAGGTTCTCTGCTTGTAGGAGGGAATAACTATGGGCAAGGATCGAGCCGCGAACATGCAGCGATTTCTCCCCGCTACCTTGGGGTAAAAGCGGTTATTGCCAAAAGCTACGCCCGGATCCACCGGAAAAACCTCTGTAACTTTGGAGTTTTGCCCCTCACTTTTGTGGACCCTGCCGATCACGACAAGATCTCCCAAGAGGATATCCTTGAGATTAAAGATGTCCGTCAACATATCGAAAAAGATCATGAATTCGAAGTTTTTAATAAGACAAAAAATGAGAGCTATAAGGTAGCCCACGGCCTTAGCCAGCGGGAGCGAGAGTCGATCCTTGCCGGAAGCTTGATTAATGTTGCGTTGGAGGATTAA
- a CDS encoding phage holin family protein, with the protein MLLFIVRVIITTIVVLLCAHFLPGLEVKNNLDAIFFGLILAVINSVVRPILTLLTLPISILTLGLFLLVINSFTFWLASEISYGVHIHTFWGAFWGGAIIWATGIFTNRLIWDSHTY; encoded by the coding sequence GTGTTACTATTCATAGTCCGTGTCATCATCACCACCATTGTTGTCCTCCTTTGTGCCCACTTCCTTCCCGGGTTGGAGGTGAAAAACAACCTCGATGCGATCTTTTTTGGGCTCATTCTAGCGGTGATTAACTCGGTGGTGAGGCCAATCTTGACCCTTCTGACTCTGCCGATTTCGATCCTTACCCTCGGACTTTTTCTTTTGGTGATCAACAGCTTTACCTTTTGGCTAGCCAGTGAGATCTCCTATGGGGTCCATATCCATACGTTTTGGGGCGCCTTTTGGGGAGGAGCGATCATCTGGGCGACCGGGATCTTTACCAACCGCCTGATTTGGGATTCCCATACTTACTAA
- a CDS encoding dual specificity protein phosphatase family protein: MSIEPLESGSDLPVTEIEQEHPEQKKTAQIGQEHFAGDNSPFCIKKIKYEVSLLYKRLVKSGSWWTRIEPFNLYLGALPLANSGHLEIIVNLGVTHILSVVEDFELQEGWFNTPVKPEDWEAAGVSVKHIHAEDYCPLTHKQIEEGIAYLHQCFREGKTVYLHCKGGVGRSSSIFVAYLIKHHEMSFKGAFDFVKKQRPNIHLNEEQQNAILTYFEGVSKYGNPKSGGW, from the coding sequence ATGTCTATTGAACCTTTAGAGTCAGGGTCTGATCTCCCTGTTACTGAGATCGAACAAGAGCATCCAGAGCAGAAAAAAACTGCACAAATTGGACAGGAGCATTTTGCAGGAGATAACTCCCCTTTCTGTATAAAAAAGATCAAGTATGAAGTTTCTCTTCTTTACAAAAGGCTGGTTAAAAGTGGCAGTTGGTGGACACGCATCGAACCCTTTAACCTTTATCTTGGTGCACTTCCTCTTGCAAACAGTGGCCATTTAGAGATAATTGTTAACCTCGGTGTAACCCATATCCTTTCGGTAGTGGAAGATTTTGAACTTCAAGAAGGGTGGTTCAACACCCCTGTAAAACCAGAAGATTGGGAAGCAGCTGGAGTCTCTGTAAAACATATTCATGCGGAGGATTACTGCCCCTTAACTCATAAGCAGATCGAAGAAGGGATCGCTTACCTCCACCAATGCTTTCGGGAAGGTAAAACGGTTTATCTCCATTGTAAAGGAGGAGTGGGACGGAGTTCTTCGATCTTTGTTGCCTACTTAATAAAACACCATGAAATGTCCTTTAAGGGTGCTTTTGACTTTGTAAAAAAGCAGCGCCCTAATATCCACCTAAACGAAGAACAACAAAACGCTATTCTTACCTATTTTGAAGGTGTTAGTAAGTATGGGAATCCCAAATCAGGCGGTTGGTAA
- a CDS encoding TfoX/Sxy family protein encodes MGKWKKSPQDLIDRFYETLEAFEAAEMRKMFGYPCSFVNGNMFTGLHEENWVLRLPEGAREEITKLGAEPFIPMGRPMKQYVMIPPAIQQDQEALQGWISRSLAFVSSLPKKEPKQKTKKK; translated from the coding sequence ATGGGCAAATGGAAGAAATCACCCCAAGACCTGATCGATCGGTTCTACGAAACACTTGAGGCCTTTGAAGCCGCCGAGATGCGGAAGATGTTCGGCTACCCCTGCTCTTTTGTGAATGGGAACATGTTTACCGGACTTCATGAAGAGAACTGGGTCCTCCGTCTTCCCGAAGGAGCCCGCGAAGAGATCACCAAGCTGGGCGCTGAGCCCTTCATCCCCATGGGTCGCCCCATGAAACAGTATGTAATGATCCCCCCTGCGATCCAACAAGACCAAGAGGCCCTCCAAGGCTGGATCAGCCGCTCCCTGGCTTTTGTCTCCTCTCTCCCTAAGAAAGAGCCTAAACAAAAAACAAAGAAGAAGTAA
- a CDS encoding Rpn family recombination-promoting nuclease/putative transposase, producing the protein MSRYLNPTNDVSFKKLFGTEKHKPLLISFLNSALSLEGDRKIKEVTLLPKDQAPLIKETKKSVLNIKCTDERNIQYIVGMQNKSAPGFIKRTQFYLAHSYVSQFPEGAEYVELKPVILLAIANHVLFPGKEKVISYHKTLDTDTLEHNLEDMSYVFIELPKFKKKEEELETVQDKWLYFFKNWGKTNEVPSKVQEKELIEAYHSMEEYNWSTAEREAYIQANMALTDEYDARRKERKEGVEEGLEKGRQERDQEIAQAMLKDALPVQQISKLTGLSSKEIESLR; encoded by the coding sequence ATGAGCCGCTATTTAAACCCAACAAATGACGTTTCTTTTAAAAAGCTTTTTGGAACAGAAAAACATAAACCTTTGCTTATTAGCTTTTTGAATTCCGCTCTATCTCTAGAAGGGGATCGAAAAATCAAAGAAGTCACTCTTCTTCCAAAGGATCAAGCACCTCTCATTAAAGAAACGAAAAAAAGTGTTCTTAATATCAAGTGCACAGATGAGCGAAATATTCAATACATTGTTGGAATGCAAAATAAGAGTGCCCCTGGATTTATCAAGCGGACCCAGTTTTATCTTGCTCATAGTTACGTTTCTCAATTCCCTGAAGGAGCTGAGTACGTTGAGCTAAAACCCGTTATCCTTCTTGCCATTGCAAACCATGTTCTATTTCCTGGGAAAGAAAAGGTGATTTCCTATCATAAAACCCTTGATACAGACACATTAGAGCATAATCTAGAAGATATGTCTTATGTTTTCATTGAACTTCCTAAATTCAAGAAAAAAGAGGAGGAGTTAGAAACGGTCCAAGATAAATGGTTGTACTTCTTTAAAAACTGGGGAAAAACAAACGAAGTTCCTTCTAAAGTGCAAGAAAAAGAGCTGATAGAAGCTTACCATTCGATGGAAGAGTACAATTGGAGCACGGCTGAAAGAGAGGCATACATTCAGGCAAATATGGCCTTGACTGACGAATATGATGCTAGAAGAAAGGAACGTAAAGAAGGAGTTGAGGAAGGGCTCGAAAAAGGACGTCAAGAAAGAGATCAAGAAATCGCCCAAGCTATGCTTAAAGATGCTCTTCCCGTACAGCAAATATCGAAGCTCACTGGACTTTCAAGCAAAGAAATCGAGTCGCTCCGCTAG
- a CDS encoding ATP-binding protein, with protein sequence MGKTIKKRVNEAEIKASFERPRVTALLGARRVGKSTLLRGYMAEHPDRKWVFFNMDRRDERLRIADQKLEQMIEEKALQRIGKGAKIWVAVDEAQKCPELFEQVKAIYDEYKDADRIKFILTGSGHLNLHQLGAESLAGRVELMHLREFNLKEMASLLHPEALLPSDSVFNYLFDEAKLQEFAEKRRPFAKILTEMLPIHMVWGGLPEVLEEETPKEKLRYLANYLQTYLENDVRAIESISDLSLYQKLMKACAEQTGSLRDDQRLINALHCARNTLIKYRGYLVATMQYQEIFPYINSTLKRIVKSPKGYLINNGLVSYLTGVGDYEVLNSTGLLGHRFENWVLNELLTWTDSLIESHEIYFWRTSGGLRLILSFQWGQRSSRLR encoded by the coding sequence ATGGGTAAAACAATCAAAAAAAGGGTCAATGAGGCTGAGATCAAGGCCTCTTTTGAGCGTCCTAGGGTCACAGCTCTTTTGGGAGCAAGGCGGGTAGGTAAATCAACTCTCCTTAGAGGCTATATGGCTGAGCATCCCGATAGAAAATGGGTCTTTTTTAATATGGACAGGCGGGATGAGCGGCTGCGGATAGCCGATCAGAAGCTAGAGCAGATGATCGAGGAAAAGGCTCTGCAGCGTATCGGGAAGGGAGCAAAGATCTGGGTAGCGGTTGATGAAGCGCAAAAGTGCCCTGAGCTTTTTGAGCAAGTCAAGGCGATCTACGACGAGTATAAAGACGCAGATAGAATCAAGTTTATCCTCACAGGTTCTGGGCATCTAAATTTGCACCAGCTTGGAGCTGAGTCTTTGGCAGGAAGGGTGGAGCTGATGCACCTGCGTGAGTTTAACCTAAAAGAGATGGCCAGCCTGCTCCATCCAGAGGCTTTACTCCCCTCTGACTCGGTTTTTAACTACCTTTTCGATGAAGCAAAGCTTCAAGAGTTCGCTGAAAAGCGGAGACCATTTGCTAAGATCTTAACCGAGATGCTCCCTATTCATATGGTTTGGGGTGGGCTCCCTGAAGTTTTAGAGGAAGAGACTCCTAAAGAAAAGCTGAGATACTTGGCAAACTACTTGCAAACCTATCTAGAAAATGATGTGCGCGCTATCGAATCGATCTCTGATCTTAGCCTATACCAAAAACTGATGAAGGCTTGCGCTGAACAGACAGGTTCTCTTCGCGATGATCAAAGGCTCATTAATGCCCTCCACTGCGCAAGGAACACACTGATTAAGTACCGAGGATATCTCGTTGCAACAATGCAGTATCAAGAGATATTCCCCTATATTAACAGTACCCTAAAAAGGATTGTAAAATCCCCTAAGGGATACTTAATCAATAATGGTCTTGTCAGCTACCTCACAGGTGTTGGAGATTATGAGGTTTTGAATAGTACAGGCTTATTGGGTCATCGGTTTGAAAACTGGGTGCTCAATGAGCTGCTCACTTGGACCGACTCTCTCATAGAAAGCCATGAAATTTACTTTTGGCGGACAAGTGGGGGGCTGAGATTGATTTTGTCATTTCAGTGGGGGCAGAGGTCATCCCGATTGAGGTGA